One Triticum dicoccoides isolate Atlit2015 ecotype Zavitan chromosome 5B, WEW_v2.0, whole genome shotgun sequence genomic window carries:
- the LOC119311090 gene encoding probable NOT transcription complex subunit VIP2 isoform X2 has translation MSGLLNSNLNSSASNLPDSTARPFATSFSGQSGSVQGFHHSGLRNTHGNFSLPNMPGSLAQRNAAMSGLPSSGVQQHGGIISGRFASNNLPVAMSQIPHAHSGVSGRGMNVGGGQAFSSGMNMGGTIQGLYSNLGISGNRNSVPGMSVSPALGNLGPRITSSAGNIVGGSNIGRNISSGGLSVPSISSRVDFSNNAGSGRLNVQGSNRMMNDLIPQGSSQLINMIGSSYPTSGGSISQNQMQPGNNSLGSMGMLHDASDSTPFDINDFPQLTGRPNSAGGPQGQYGSLRKQGVGVNSIVQQNHEFSIQNEDFPALPGFKGSSSDYGMELHHKEQLHENVTVMQAQQYPMARSVGFNLGSSYQPNRQQHQQGANSIQSAGPQNIGLRPLNSLSQTSSLGSYEQLLQQYQQPQAQSPFGLQQMSSATQSYGDHGLKPILGGRTPPDPYGLLGLLGVIRMNDPDLSSLAMGIDLTTLGLNLNSPDNLYKTFGSPFSNEPAKGDPEYPTPACYVAEQPPALQPMHFQKFQTLILFYIFYSMPKDEAQICAANELYNRGWFYHKEVRQWLTRIPNMEPLIKTPTYEQGSYAFFHQPNWETVRKDNFVLHYELVEKRPSLPSTSQIEPYL, from the exons ATGTCTGGCTTGCTGAAT TCAAATCTTAACAGTTCTGCATCGAATCTTCCAGACTCAACTGCACGACCATTTGCGACATCCTTTTCTGGTCAATCTGGATCAGTTCAAGGTTTCCATCACTCtg GTCTGCGCAACACTCATGGAAATTTCAGTCTTCCAAATATGCCTGGATCACTTGCACAAAGGAATGCTGCGATGAGCGGCCTTCCGTCCTCCGGGGTTCAACAACATGGAGGGATCATTTCTGGGAGATTTGCTTCAAACAACCTTCCAGTTGCCATGTCTCAG ATTCCTCATGCACATTCAGGTGTCAGTGGTAGAGGAATGAATGTTGGTGGAGGTCAAGCATTTAGTAGTGGCATGAATATGGGTGGTACCATTCAAGGTTTATACTCAAATTTGGGGATCAGTGGGAATCGAAATTCTGTGCCTGGCATGTCAGTATCTCCAGCTTTAGGAAACTTGGGTCCACGTATTACAAGCTCCGCAGGAAACATCGTGGGTGGAAGTAACATTGGAAGAAATATAAGCTCTGGTGGATTGTCGGTGCCGAGTATCTCATCGCGCGTCGATTTTAGTAACAATGCTGGAAGTGGAAGACTAAATGTGCAAGGATCCAACAGGATGATGAATGACCTTATTCCGCAAG GATCATCACAACTGATCAATATGATTGGAAGTTCATACCCAACGTCTGGAGGTTCAATATCCCAGAACCAAATGCAACCAGGAAACAATTCTCTAGGTTCTATGGGGATGCTACATGACGCCAGTGACAGCACTCCATTCGACATCAATGATTTTCCCCAATTGACTGGTCGACCTAATTCAGCTGGTGGTCCACAGGGACAATATG GGTCACTACGGAAGCAAGGAGTTGGTGTTAACTCCATTGTTCAACAAAACCACGAGTTCAGTATTCAGAACGAAGATTTCCCGGCTTTGCCAGGATTTAAAG GTAGCAGTTCAGATTATGGTATGGAGTTACATCACAAGGAACAACTTCACGAGAATGTAACTGTAATGCAAGCACAACAATATCCT ATGGCAAGGTCCGTCGGGTTTAATTTAGGAAGTAGCTACCAACCAAATCGTCAGCAACATCAGCAGGGTGCTAATTCA ATTCAGAGTGCCGGACCCCAAAATATTGGACTAAGACCACTAAACTCTCTGAGTCAAACTTCTAGTTTGGGATCATACGAGCAACTGCTCCAGCAATACCAGCAGCCGCAGGCTCAGAGTCCTTTCGGGTTGCAGCAGATGTCTTCAGCCACACAGTCATATGGGGATCATGGTCTAAAGCCCATTCTGGGAGGCCGAACACCACCTGATCCATACGGTTTGTTAGGATTGCTGGGGGTTATAAGGATGAATGATCCTGATTTGTCATCTCTTGCTATGGGAATAGATTTGACAACGTTGGGTTTGAATTTGAACTCACCAGACAATCTGTACAAGACATTTGGCTCTCCATTTTCAAATGAGCCAGCAAAAGGAGATCCTGAATATCCTACTCCAGCTTGTTATGTGGCCGAGCAACCCCCAGCATTACAG CCTATGCATTTTCAGAAATTTCAGACACTCATACTGTTTTACATATTCTACAG CATGCCGAAGGATgaagctcaaatatgtgctgccAATGAACT GTATAATCGTGGATGGTTTTACCATAAAGAAGTGCGGCAATGGCTCACAAGAATTCCTAACATGGAGCCTCTCATCAAAA
- the LOC119311090 gene encoding probable NOT transcription complex subunit VIP2 isoform X1: MSGLLNSNLNSSASNLPDSTARPFATSFSGQSGSVQGFHHSGLRNTHGNFSLPNMPGSLAQRNAAMSGLPSSGVQQHGGIISGRFASNNLPVAMSQIPHAHSGVSGRGMNVGGGQAFSSGMNMGGTIQGLYSNLGISGNRNSVPGMSVSPALGNLGPRITSSAGNIVGGSNIGRNISSGGLSVPSISSRVDFSNNAGSGRLNVQGSNRMMNDLIPQGSSQLINMIGSSYPTSGGSISQNQMQPGNNSLGSMGMLHDASDSTPFDINDFPQLTGRPNSAGGPQGQYGSLRKQGVGVNSIVQQNHEFSIQNEDFPALPGFKGSSSDYGMELHHKEQLHENVTVMQAQQYPMARSVGFNLGSSYQPNRQQHQQGANSIQSAGPQNIGLRPLNSLSQTSSLGSYEQLLQQYQQPQAQSPFGLQQMSSATQSYGDHGLKPILGGRTPPDPYGLLGLLGVIRMNDPDLSSLAMGIDLTTLGLNLNSPDNLYKTFGSPFSNEPAKGDPEYPTPACYVAEQPPALQPMHFQKFQTLILFYIFYSMPKDEAQICAANELYNRGWFYHKEVRQWLTRIPNMEPLIKTPTYEQGSYAFFHQPNWETVRKDNFVLHYELVEKRPSLPSTSQIGYIVNQRVPCHVDMWRGGGC; the protein is encoded by the exons ATGTCTGGCTTGCTGAAT TCAAATCTTAACAGTTCTGCATCGAATCTTCCAGACTCAACTGCACGACCATTTGCGACATCCTTTTCTGGTCAATCTGGATCAGTTCAAGGTTTCCATCACTCtg GTCTGCGCAACACTCATGGAAATTTCAGTCTTCCAAATATGCCTGGATCACTTGCACAAAGGAATGCTGCGATGAGCGGCCTTCCGTCCTCCGGGGTTCAACAACATGGAGGGATCATTTCTGGGAGATTTGCTTCAAACAACCTTCCAGTTGCCATGTCTCAG ATTCCTCATGCACATTCAGGTGTCAGTGGTAGAGGAATGAATGTTGGTGGAGGTCAAGCATTTAGTAGTGGCATGAATATGGGTGGTACCATTCAAGGTTTATACTCAAATTTGGGGATCAGTGGGAATCGAAATTCTGTGCCTGGCATGTCAGTATCTCCAGCTTTAGGAAACTTGGGTCCACGTATTACAAGCTCCGCAGGAAACATCGTGGGTGGAAGTAACATTGGAAGAAATATAAGCTCTGGTGGATTGTCGGTGCCGAGTATCTCATCGCGCGTCGATTTTAGTAACAATGCTGGAAGTGGAAGACTAAATGTGCAAGGATCCAACAGGATGATGAATGACCTTATTCCGCAAG GATCATCACAACTGATCAATATGATTGGAAGTTCATACCCAACGTCTGGAGGTTCAATATCCCAGAACCAAATGCAACCAGGAAACAATTCTCTAGGTTCTATGGGGATGCTACATGACGCCAGTGACAGCACTCCATTCGACATCAATGATTTTCCCCAATTGACTGGTCGACCTAATTCAGCTGGTGGTCCACAGGGACAATATG GGTCACTACGGAAGCAAGGAGTTGGTGTTAACTCCATTGTTCAACAAAACCACGAGTTCAGTATTCAGAACGAAGATTTCCCGGCTTTGCCAGGATTTAAAG GTAGCAGTTCAGATTATGGTATGGAGTTACATCACAAGGAACAACTTCACGAGAATGTAACTGTAATGCAAGCACAACAATATCCT ATGGCAAGGTCCGTCGGGTTTAATTTAGGAAGTAGCTACCAACCAAATCGTCAGCAACATCAGCAGGGTGCTAATTCA ATTCAGAGTGCCGGACCCCAAAATATTGGACTAAGACCACTAAACTCTCTGAGTCAAACTTCTAGTTTGGGATCATACGAGCAACTGCTCCAGCAATACCAGCAGCCGCAGGCTCAGAGTCCTTTCGGGTTGCAGCAGATGTCTTCAGCCACACAGTCATATGGGGATCATGGTCTAAAGCCCATTCTGGGAGGCCGAACACCACCTGATCCATACGGTTTGTTAGGATTGCTGGGGGTTATAAGGATGAATGATCCTGATTTGTCATCTCTTGCTATGGGAATAGATTTGACAACGTTGGGTTTGAATTTGAACTCACCAGACAATCTGTACAAGACATTTGGCTCTCCATTTTCAAATGAGCCAGCAAAAGGAGATCCTGAATATCCTACTCCAGCTTGTTATGTGGCCGAGCAACCCCCAGCATTACAG CCTATGCATTTTCAGAAATTTCAGACACTCATACTGTTTTACATATTCTACAG CATGCCGAAGGATgaagctcaaatatgtgctgccAATGAACT GTATAATCGTGGATGGTTTTACCATAAAGAAGTGCGGCAATGGCTCACAAGAATTCCTAACATGGAGCCTCTCATCAAAA
- the LOC119311090 gene encoding probable NOT transcription complex subunit VIP2 isoform X3 has translation MSGLLNSNLNSSASNLPDSTARPFATSFSGQSGSVQGFHHSGLRNTHGNFSLPNMPGSLAQRNAAMSGLPSSGVQQHGGIISGRFASNNLPVAMSQIPHAHSGVSGRGMNVGGGQAFSSGMNMGGTIQGLYSNLGISGNRNSVPGMSVSPALGNLGPRITSSAGNIVGGSNIGRNISSGGLSVPSISSRVDFSNNAGSGRLNVQGSNRMMNDLIPQGSSQLINMIGSSYPTSGGSISQNQMQPGNNSLGSMGMLHDASDSTPFDINDFPQLTGRPNSAGGPQGQYGSLRKQGVGVNSIVQQNHEFSIQNEDFPALPGFKGSSSDYGMELHHKEQLHENVTVMQAQQYPMARSVGFNLGSSYQPNRQQHQQGANSIQSAGPQNIGLRPLNSLSQTSSLGSYEQLLQQYQQPQAQSPFGLQQMSSATQSYGDHGLKPILGGRTPPDPYGLLGLLGVIRMNDPDLSSLAMGIDLTTLGLNLNSPDNLYKTFGSPFSNEPAKGDPEYPTPACYVAEQPPALQPMHFQKFQTLILFYIFYSMPKDEAQICAANELYNRGWFYHKEVRQWLTRIPNMEPLIKTPTYEQGSYAFFHQPNWETVRKDNFVLHYELVEKRPSLPSTSQIVTS, from the exons ATGTCTGGCTTGCTGAAT TCAAATCTTAACAGTTCTGCATCGAATCTTCCAGACTCAACTGCACGACCATTTGCGACATCCTTTTCTGGTCAATCTGGATCAGTTCAAGGTTTCCATCACTCtg GTCTGCGCAACACTCATGGAAATTTCAGTCTTCCAAATATGCCTGGATCACTTGCACAAAGGAATGCTGCGATGAGCGGCCTTCCGTCCTCCGGGGTTCAACAACATGGAGGGATCATTTCTGGGAGATTTGCTTCAAACAACCTTCCAGTTGCCATGTCTCAG ATTCCTCATGCACATTCAGGTGTCAGTGGTAGAGGAATGAATGTTGGTGGAGGTCAAGCATTTAGTAGTGGCATGAATATGGGTGGTACCATTCAAGGTTTATACTCAAATTTGGGGATCAGTGGGAATCGAAATTCTGTGCCTGGCATGTCAGTATCTCCAGCTTTAGGAAACTTGGGTCCACGTATTACAAGCTCCGCAGGAAACATCGTGGGTGGAAGTAACATTGGAAGAAATATAAGCTCTGGTGGATTGTCGGTGCCGAGTATCTCATCGCGCGTCGATTTTAGTAACAATGCTGGAAGTGGAAGACTAAATGTGCAAGGATCCAACAGGATGATGAATGACCTTATTCCGCAAG GATCATCACAACTGATCAATATGATTGGAAGTTCATACCCAACGTCTGGAGGTTCAATATCCCAGAACCAAATGCAACCAGGAAACAATTCTCTAGGTTCTATGGGGATGCTACATGACGCCAGTGACAGCACTCCATTCGACATCAATGATTTTCCCCAATTGACTGGTCGACCTAATTCAGCTGGTGGTCCACAGGGACAATATG GGTCACTACGGAAGCAAGGAGTTGGTGTTAACTCCATTGTTCAACAAAACCACGAGTTCAGTATTCAGAACGAAGATTTCCCGGCTTTGCCAGGATTTAAAG GTAGCAGTTCAGATTATGGTATGGAGTTACATCACAAGGAACAACTTCACGAGAATGTAACTGTAATGCAAGCACAACAATATCCT ATGGCAAGGTCCGTCGGGTTTAATTTAGGAAGTAGCTACCAACCAAATCGTCAGCAACATCAGCAGGGTGCTAATTCA ATTCAGAGTGCCGGACCCCAAAATATTGGACTAAGACCACTAAACTCTCTGAGTCAAACTTCTAGTTTGGGATCATACGAGCAACTGCTCCAGCAATACCAGCAGCCGCAGGCTCAGAGTCCTTTCGGGTTGCAGCAGATGTCTTCAGCCACACAGTCATATGGGGATCATGGTCTAAAGCCCATTCTGGGAGGCCGAACACCACCTGATCCATACGGTTTGTTAGGATTGCTGGGGGTTATAAGGATGAATGATCCTGATTTGTCATCTCTTGCTATGGGAATAGATTTGACAACGTTGGGTTTGAATTTGAACTCACCAGACAATCTGTACAAGACATTTGGCTCTCCATTTTCAAATGAGCCAGCAAAAGGAGATCCTGAATATCCTACTCCAGCTTGTTATGTGGCCGAGCAACCCCCAGCATTACAG CCTATGCATTTTCAGAAATTTCAGACACTCATACTGTTTTACATATTCTACAG CATGCCGAAGGATgaagctcaaatatgtgctgccAATGAACT GTATAATCGTGGATGGTTTTACCATAAAGAAGTGCGGCAATGGCTCACAAGAATTCCTAACATGGAGCCTCTCATCAAAA